In the genome of Bremerella sp. P1, the window GGTACCAAAAACCGCTTCGTGCCCTTCAAGAAGTACCTCGACAAAGAGGTCAACAAGGCGTGCGAATTGGCTCACGCATTCGAGACCAAGCTGATCCGCGGCTTCTCCTTCTATCACCCCAAGGGAACCGATCCGAAAGATCACATCTCCCAGGCAGTCGACCAACTCGGACAAATCGCCGAAGCTTGTCACCGTAGCGATCTTACCTTCGGCCTGGAAGTCGAAGCCAACCTGATCGGTCAGAATGGCGACATCCTCGCCGAGATTCACAAGAAGGTGAATCACCCGGCCATGATGCTGATCTTCGACGCCGGTAACCTCGTCTGCCAAGGTTACACGCCGGATGAAGTTTACGACCAGTACGTGGCCATGAAGCCAGGCATGGGCTGGATGCACGTCAAAGACTACAAGATCACCAAACCTGTCGGCGAAAAGGGTCACATCGACGAAGACGCTTTGAAGAACTTCGTTCCATCCGACCTGGGCGATAGTGCTTACGAACGCATCATGCGTGACTTTGCCTTGTCGATTCCGAAGCTGGAAAAGAAGCTGAAAAAGCGCGGCATCCCAGGCGTCTTCTGCGACCTGGAACCCCACGTCAAAGGTGGCGGTCAGTTCGGTGGCTTCAGTGGTCCCGATGGCTTCGGCGTTGCCCTGCGTGGCTTCTGCCGCGTCCTCGATTTCGCCGGCGTTGGCTATCACCTCCGCGACTTCGACGACATCATCGCGGCTCGCGGTTTTTAATGCGCGATGACTCGCGAAGTGTGATAGAAAATTATTTAGCAGGTTCTTTGGGAGCCTGCTTTTTTTGTCTTGGGATGTGAAAGCTTATGTCTCGCGAGCGAATTACGATCGGCGGTTGTCCTAAGTGCGGCTCGGAACTTTTGACGTGCCAACAGAATCACTTTCAGAACGATGAGCTCGAAATCTTCTCTTGGGAACACAAGTGCCCTGATTGCGGCTTCCGCCAAACCGAAGCCTTCCGGAGCGATGACGAGGACGAAGAATTCGATCCTGCCGCTGCGGCATCTTGCCCGTTCTGTGGGCGTACCGTGGAGTCCGCCGAATAACGCTTAGTTCTTCATCGTTCGATGCAAGAGCCAACCGCCGATGGTGATGACCACCACGTTTCCCAGCCAGACCATCGCGGCCGGCCACTGGCCATCTTTGGCTCGATCGACCCCCAGGGCCATCAACGGGTAGTAGAGCAGTAGCACCGGCAAAAAGGCGGCGAAGAAGCTGGTGATGAAATCGTTACTGCGTTGGCGAATCGCCAGCGGAATGCCCAACAGCGCAAAGCACAAGCAACTGAAACCATTGGCCCAGCGGCGATGCGGTTCGGTCTTCAGGCGGCTGATTTGAATCTTCGACCACTGCTGCTCGTTGGTCCAATACAACCACGAAGGATCATCGAACGAAGGGGATTGTCCCGTCACCAGGCACGCCGCACCTTTGGCGGCCAGGACCTGCGAAACCTGGTGGTGGTAATTTCTCATCTTGGCTTGCCACGCCGGAATACGCCGCATCGGTTGGTGCGAAGCATCGCGAATCCCCTCGACCGCAGTAGGATCTTCCAGTGGAATCGAAGTGACGAAACTACCGGGATGCTCGAACAGCTGACCTTCAGGCCCGGTCGAATGAATCCGGCTATCGGTCAGCGTCACGATCACACGCTTATGCTCCGGGTCGGATTTCAGCTGCGCGGTGGCCGCCGAAATCGTGACGATTCCTTGATTGCCTGACTGGGTCATGGTGATCTCAGGACGAATCAACAGATCTCCATCGACGTCCTTCACCAGGATCGAAAACTTATCGCTGTAGAACGACTTCTTTGTTCGCAGCACGCTATAGGCAATGTCATCGATCGACTGCATCACGACGTGCCGCAGTCCCATATGCCCCCACGAAACGGCCACGTCATTCAGCCACACGCAGACCAGGGAAAGGATCAGTGCCAGGATCAGGCCTGGGGCAATCAGCGACATGGGCGAGACGCCGGCCGCTTTGATCGCGGTCAGTTCGTTGCTAGCACTGACGCGTCCGTACACATTGCAGACGGCGAACAGGATAGTGCCGGGAATGGCAAAGCGAAGGGCATTGGGAAGCAGGTACGGAATCGCCTTCAACAGGGGGAGGAATCCGAGACCTTCTTTGATCACTTGCTGTCCGAGCCCAATAAACAGCAGGAGCCCCGTCAGCGAGATGAGCGCGAGAAGGAAGACCTTCACCAGCTCTTCGACGATATATCGTTGTAATATGCGCATCGCGATCGAAATCCATTTCGATCCGGTCCCAGCACCGTGCCAAGAAAAGAATCGGCACGTACTGTAGCAACTATGAGAATCTGGGAAAACGACAATCAGGCGAGATCGACGCGGGAATCATCTTCCAAGGGGTTTTTCGCCCCTTTCTGACCACGGATCTGCGACATGAGCGAGCCGATGGCCAAAAGAAAGTGCTTGGCAGCCCCGTAATACTGCCCCTTCTTCATCTCGCTTTCGGCTCGTTCCCCCATCTGCCGGACGCTGTCCCATTCGATAGTCCAGTTATTCGACTCGGCCGCATCCGAGAGTTCGTCGTACAGAATCTTAAGGTTCAAAGCCGTGTTGGAATCGGCATGACAGGGGACATCTGAGTAAGGCCCTTTGCCGAAGCGAAACTTCTTTTTCACCTGCACCGGAACCAGTTCGCCGGTGAACTTATAGACAAACGCCATGATGGTCGCCACGAAGGCCACCAATACGCCAGCTAGTGCATAAGGAATTTGCTCAAGGTAATAAGCCATCCCGGCAGCGACCAGCAGCAATCCGATCCCCAACCAAAGCGTCAGAGGAATCCGACGGACCTGTCGTTCAACCGTCGGAGGCGGCAGGTCCTCTTCTTCGATCAGTGGGTCTGACTTGCACGGATCCTTGGTCATCTTCTCGTCGGTGACGCGAGCCACGATCACGGTGATGTTGTCCGGGCCACCACGCAGGTTGGCCAGGTCGATCATCAACTGGGCCGCTTTCGCTGGATCGAGCGAATGCAGGATCAGGGCAATCTCTTCGTCGGTCACCGGACCAGACGCCCCGTCGCTGCACATCATGAACGTGTCGCCAACTTCCAGCGGAAACGCGCCTTCCAGGTCGACTTCGACCTCGGCCGAGGGACCTAGCGAGCGGGTAATCACGTTCTTAGGAATCGCGGCGTAGACGTCGGAAGAATAGTCTTTCCCGGCGGTGGCGGCCTTGATTTCCCAGGCCATGCTGTGATCGAACGTCATCTGTTCGAGCTTGTCGCCGCGAAGCCGATAGATGCGGCTATCTCCGACGTGTCCCATCACCGCGCCTTGCGGCAGCAGCAACAGACAGCTGCACGTTGTTCCCATTTTGTGGAACGCGGCATTCGATTCACCCCGGCGATTGATGATGGTGTTGGCTTCCTCGATCGCCGAGGTTAGTGCCATCGCAGGGCGTTTGCCGATGTATTTCTTATAGAGGTGCCGGACCTGCTCGACGGCGATCTCGCTGGCCAATTCCCCAGCGGCGTGAGCTCCCATGCCGTCGGCAACGATGAACAAGTGCCCACGAGCCTGCCAGTCTTCCCATGTCTGAGCGATGGCCACACCAAAGTGGTCCTGATTGTTGGAACGTCGCATCCCAATGTCGCTCATTGCGGCGACTTGGAGACATCCGGCCCAATCATGCTTTTCATTCTGGGGCATACCAGCAGAAACCTACGCGATCCTCTTCTTGCAAGGTCAATCCAATCGCCGCTAGATCGAGATATCGACCTGCGTCGTGCCCTGCATCCCTTATTCAATCATGGGCCCCTACAGAGCCCCAAAGTTATATCAACAAAGTTTATTGGAAGCCTTCGATAATAAACGGCGTCGCTAGCTAGGGCAACTCGCCCGAAACGGACTGGTTACGAAATGTTCTCTTCACAAAACACCGAAAACCAACCTCGCTAGTGGACCATAAAAACTCGAAAAAACGCCTTTCTATCGCGAATACCTCCAGTTTTTCGAGGGTGCCAGCACGGCTGGGAAAACTATCTAGCCATGACTTGGCCAGATCGCTATACTCCCGCCCCACGTCTCCCCAGATTTCAGGATAGCTCATGGGGCTTTTTTTCACACAAAAATCGACCGTTTTTCATCACATTAGTGTGCTGGCACTGCTGGTCACCCTTTTGATGAGTCTGGGTTGCGTGCGCAGACGCTTCACCGTGCGGACCAATCCGCCGGGTGCCGTGCTGTATGTCGATAACCAGGAAATCGGCGTCACGCCGGTCGCCACCGGTTACACCTACTATGGCACACGTGAAATCCGCCTGGAAAAAGACGGATACGAACCGGTCGTCAAACTGCATACATTTCGGACACCTTGGTACCAGTACCCAGGCCTCGACTTCGTGAGCGAGAACGTCATTCCGTGGGAAATCCGCGATCAGCGAGAACTCGATTTCGAGATGGTTCCGCTACGGATCGTTCCGCCGGAAGAACTGCGAGCTAGAGCCGAACAGCTGCGGGCGAATGCCCATGCCGGCTTCACGACACCGATCGTGCCCCCCCAGCAGCAGATCGTCCCTTCAACGGTTGTTCCTCCGTCGGCCCAGCAGCGCGTTCCTTACTGGGACCCGGCCACGCTTCCTCCGCCGGCCGAACAAGTTCCGATGCCTGCCCCAGGCATGAATAGCCTGCCCTCGGGTGGCTATGAATTACCGCCACTGCCTTCGAGCGGTTAACCCGCTTCGGCATTTCTCATGTCCCATCTCCCGCGCAGAGAGAGGGCTAGGCTGAGGGCTTCCTGAGCGACCTTTATTCCACATCCTCAGACAGAGTTCTATTCCGATCGGAACCTCGATCGCGCCCTCGCTTCATTGCCAGCGGGATTCCCCCTCACCCTAACCCTCTCCCCCGCAGACGGTGGAGAGGGGACAAGAGCGCGAAGCGCGGTCGTTGCGAATTAATCGCACATCATCGGGCCACTTACTTGATCCCAGACTGAGTCCGGTCCCGCAGACCCTTTACACCAATACGGCCTGGGTCGCGGGCGATCTTGTCGGCAAACACCCGGGCATCTTCCACAATCGGACGTAGTCGCAAGGTCAGCTCGCGAATGTTCGAGGCGGCATCATTCAGATTCTGATACAGATGCGGATCATTGATCAGTTGTCCCAGCGTTCCGTCCGATTCGTTGATCTTACGGCCGAACTGAGCCAACTGGGCGACCAGGATGTTCAGGTTCTCGGTGCTGTTTTCCAGGTTGGCAACCAGCTGCTCGCCCCGTTCACCCAGTGGTTCGGTGAAGCCTTCTAGGTTTTCCAGGTTGCGGTCCGCTCGACCGGCGACGGTACGTAGTTCGTCAATCAACTTCCGTGATTCGGTAATCGTCTCAGGCAAGCCGTTGAGGGCCTGCTTCAATTGCTCGTTAAGCTGCTCATCGCCGACCAGGTTCTGGACGGAAGCCAATGCCGTGTCGAATCGATCGAGCGCCGTTTCCGTTTTCGACATGATGCGACTCACACCATCTCCATTCTCTTCGAGCAGTTTGTTCGCGTTCTCGGCAAACTGACCGACGTTATTGCCGGCTCGTTCGATCGTCGTCAGAGCCGAGACCATTGAGCCTTCCAGCTTGACCAGCACGTCCAGTGGATTGGATTGGACCAAGCCCTTGATCTTTGCTCCGTCAGGCAGCGGTTGATTGGGGAGCCCTGGCATATCGGTCGGGACGAATTCCAGCGCAGCATCACCCAGCAGCGATTCGGATACGATCCGCACCACTTCGTTCTGGTGCGGCATGTTTTCCTTTTCAACCTTGAGCGTCACGAGAACCGTTCGGTCGTCCTGCAACTTCACATTGCTGACGCGGCCAATCAAGATACCGCTGGTTCGCACAGGCGTATCAATCGTGACGCCAGGGGCAGTCTCGAAGACAACGTAGACCGTCTCTTTTCTCGAGAGAAACTGCGGCTGTTCGCCCAGCAAGAAAAACAGGATGCCCGTTAGCAGCACGGCCACTAACATGACAAAACCAACACGGAATTGTAGTACACGGTCGTCCATGACCTTGCTCCTTCGGGCTAATCGCCGATGAAGGCTCCTAGTTCTTCGATGCGCTGACCTGCCTCGCCGCGGACAAACTGCGTCACACGCGGGTCGGGGCAATCTTCGACCTCTTCCGGTCGCCCGTCATATAAGATCTGCGGCTCCGCTTCGTTCAGTCGAGGGGCCGGGTACATCATGATCATCCGATCGGCCACCTTCTGGGCCGTTCGCATGTCATGCGTGACCACGATACTGGTCACGGGGTACTTACTGCGCGTCCGCAGAATAAGTTCATTGATCACGTCACTCATGATCGGATCGAGACCAGTGGTAGGCTCGTCGTACAGCACGACATCAGGCTTCAACACCAGGGCCCGGGCCAGGCCGACTCGCTTCCGCATCCCACCTGAGAGCTCGGCCGGCTTCTTCCACACCACCGACTCCGGCAAACCGACTTCCTTCAGATGCTGAAAGACGATGTCACGGATCTCCGACAGTGGCTTGTTCGTATGCTGCTTCAGAGGAAACGCGACGTTTTGCCCGATGGTCATACTGTCGAACAAGGCCGCATTCTGAAAGACAAACCCAAAACGAATCCGCTGCTTGGTGAGCTGTTTGTCGTTTAAGCGGTGAATGTTTTGGCCGTCGAAGATAACCTCGCCATGGGTTGGATTGACCAGGCCGATCAGCGACTTCAAGAGGACCGTCTTGCCGCAACCACTTTCGCCAATCAAGGCCAACGTTTCCCCGCGAGGGATACTCAGGCCGATGTCGCGCAGAATGGTCTGACCGTCGAACTGGACAAGCAAGTTGTCGACTTCGATCAACGGTTGGGCATCGTCAGCTTCAAGCCGGGCATGCATCATCTAACCACCTCCGATCGAAACGATAGCATCCGGCCAAAGCGCCATGTAGACGCGTTCCAGCCCAATATTCAGGACCAGGTCGATGATCAGGATCATGACAAACGAGTACACGAACGCATTCGTCGCCGCTTTACCAACCCCTTCGGCACCTGCGGTGCAGTAGAAGCCTTGATGGCAACTGACCAGGGCAATCACGCCGCCGAAAAAGACACTCTTGAACAGCCCGCAGAAAATATCCCACGAGCCCACAAAGACCTGTGAATTATACAGGTAAAAGTGCTTGTCGATGCCAATGATAATGACGCTATAGAAATAGCCACCCACGAACCCCATAAAGTCGGCCATCACCGTGAGGGCGGGAATGAGCAAAAGCATCGCCAACACGCGGGGCACCACCAGGTAGTGAATCGGGTTGGCCCCCATCGAGGTCAACGCGTCGATCTGCTCGGTGACTCGCATCGTTCCCAGTTCGGCAGCCATGGCACTACCGACTCGGCCTGCCAACATGGTGGCGGCCAACACGGGTCCCAGTTCGCGTACCAACGACATATTAATGACAGCCCCAAGCCGGGTTTCCAGACCCAGCTCGCGAAACTGATAGTAGCTCTGAACGGCTAGTACCATCCCGATGAACGTACCGGTCAAAGCAACCACCGGAAGGCTCATCACCCCTACCTGATAAAAGCTGGGCAGCAGCGTTTCTCGTTTGGGCAGTCGACCAAACGTCCAGACAATGGTTCGCCAGGCAAAGAGAGTCAGTTCGCCAATGGCCACAACACAATCGATAGCCACGGCACCCCAGTCGGCCAGCCAATTAAAGAGGGCCAATTGGATTGCGGCCAGCATCGAGTCAGGCTCGTGCTGCTGATCGCCGTTCGAGTTTTCAGCCGTCCCTGTGGCCAAAGTGCTTTTCTTTCCGTGCTAGCATTCTTCTCACGATAGCGCTATGCCGCTTCGTCTCTCTCATCATCGACGAAACCCACCCTGCGGCTTCAGTAAGTTGTAACGATTAGAGAAACTATTCGCACACTTATTAGCCATGCCCGCTAGCAAGAAACAAGCGTGCGTCTAAGGCTGAACAATTTACCGCAATCCGCGGGAATGCTATTATCAAGCGCAGACGGTCCGTCGATTATTTTCCGACGAATCCCACCTCAATTCACGTCGCGAGGGATATCAGTTCGCGGCGTCCCCTTCTCCCCTACAACACGAGGCCGCAGATCCACCAGGAGCGGCAATCAACCATGATGGCAACCTTACGGGCCATTGTTTCGATTCCCTTAGGTGTCGTTGTCGGCATGGCCATGATGGTCTTGCTGTTGACCCCCTGTTTTCTCATGTACCCGCTCCCGTCGGGAATTGACGTCAACGATCCAAACGATGCCGAAGCATTCGGCCGACATATCGCTTCCCTGCCCTTCACCGCATTCGCTTTGGTTTGGCTGGCCCACGCAGGCGGTTCGCTCAGTGGAGCGGCATTTGGCCGCTTGATTGAAGGGGGAAAAGTCTGGCGAGAATCGCTCGCCATCGGAGGTCTCTTCACGGCGATGGGAATCGTCAATGCCATTTCCATGGCATTCCCTTTCTGGTTCGTCGCCATCGATCTGGCGCTTTACCTGCCGGCGGCTATCCTCGGCGGCTGGGGCTCGGATCAACTGCTACAGAATCGTGAAGTCGCCAGCAGCAAATCAGCGGGCACTCACCGCGCATAAAAAAAGACCGAAGCCAATAAATTGGCTTCGGCCCTCCCATTCATCACTAACCGCGTTACGGCATGATGACCTTATCGATCACGTGAATCACTCCATTCGACGTGACGATGTCTGCCTTGACGACCTTTGCTTCATCGATCATGACCGCACCATCCTTTACCTGGATGTCGATCGTCGAACCTTCAACTGTCTTTGCTTCCGACAGCTTCATCGCATCCTTCGCCATCACCTTGCCGGGCACGACATGGTAGGTCAGGATCTTGACGAGCTTTTCTTTATTCTCTGGCTTCAGCAGAGTTTGAACGGTTCCTTCTGGCAGAGCTGCGAAAGCTTCATCCGTTGGAGCGAAGACAGTAAATGGACCTTTACTCTTCAGTACCTCAACCAAATCGGCTTCGGTAACGGCAGTAACAAGCGTTTTAAACGATCCCGCATCGACTGCGGTGTCGACAATGTCTTTGGAGGTCGGTACCTTTTTCGCTTCGTCTGCAGCACATTCGCTGGCGAACGTCGTCGAAGCAATCAACGCGAGGGAGCAAAGAGTGGCGAGAGCAATCTTGGGGAAAGCCATTGCAATTAACCTTTTGGATACAAATGGGAATTCAATTTCGGCAAATCCCGAAGCAAGGCGACTTCGCATCAATGCATCAGTCAACGCACTTAACTACCGGGAACACATGGACGAGATCTCGTGTTCTCGGTCTCTTACCGTGAGGAGCGCGTACGAATTAACGAAAGAATTTCGAAGAGCGTAAAAGTTAAACCGATCGGCCTAGATCGATACTTCGTCAAATGCCACTTCGTCCCCCATCTTGGGACGGAAGATCATCGTGATCTCGTTGCCGACTTCATTGAATCGGACTTCGTCCATGAAGGTACGAATCAGAAAGAGCCCTCGCCCGCTGGGCCGAGTCAGTTGCATCGGGTCCGCCGGATCGAACTCCTGGTGGTTCACGTTGAACCCAACTCCATGATCACGAACGATAAAGCAGACTTCTTCGCGACGACAAGTCAGCGTGAAATGTACGGTTCGATCGCGGTAGGGATCGATCTGCAGGCGACGCTCGGCCTCGGCATAGAACTTCTCAGGATCTGCCGCCCACAAATCCGAATCCATCTGCAAATTACCGTGGAACATGGCATTCCGCAGGGCTTCGTCCAAGGCCACGCCCAGCCGCACTAGTTCGTTTTCCGGTACGCTGCGAAACTTCTGTAGATAGTTCTGAACGTGCCCGGTCACGGCTCCAATCAGGCTCGCATCGTTGGCCAAGGTAAAGTGCGAGGTCGTTTCGTGCCAACAATCATCGAAGCGTTTGGCCACCCGCTCGTGGTGGGCCGAAGCCAAGACGTTGATCAGTGTCGAAGCAAGTTTCTGGATGAGATCCTTCTTGGGAACGTAGCTCGCGGCCCCCTGCCGCAATGCCTCGGCGGCGATCTCTTCACTTCCATGCGCGGTCATCAAGATGGCCGGAATGAACGGGTAGTCGTAACGCATCGCTTTGACCAGCTCTAACCCGTCCATGCCTGGCATCCGCAGGTCGGTCAGGACAATGTCAGGGTCTTCGGCAGCAATCATCTCGAGCGCTTCTTCACCACTCTCAGCGAAATGAATGGTCAGATTGCCGGCGTTGTTCTTCTGGAGAACACCACCCACCAGCGCACGATCAACGGCCGTGTCGTCTACGACAAGGATGGTGATTTCTTCGTACCCGGAGACAAAGATTCCACCACTCCGAGGATGAGCATTTTCCGAAATTTGAGTCGTCTCCACGGGCAGCCTTCACACGACTTCTTCACGACGATTGAACACGGCTCTAGCCGTAATCTCCTATTAAGCTCCTTAAGCTATCGCTCGGCGATGGATACCGTGTTCAGAGTTTGTAAAGATCCGATGAAGCCCGGGGGCGGCTCCATCGTTAGTCTTCATGCGCATCTGGCGAATACGAGGCGATCGCGTCGGCTTCGATCTTCTTGATCCAAGCGGACTTACAGTCCGAATAGCGGTGGGAGTCGCTTGGATGCTGCCGTTGGCACACTTGCTTCATCTGCTGGTACTGCAAGGCCAGGTCCAGATGTTTGCGCAGATAGTCCCGGAAGGCGAGATGCCGGACGATTTCGGGCGACCCTTCTTCGTAGCAGTGCAGCTGAACGAGACGCACGGACGTTTCCGGATCATCCAAGGTGCAGTATCGCCGCCCGGCCAGGCCTAGCTCACCCCACCACTGAAAGCCGAGTGATTCCAACTCGGTTCGACTTTGGTCAAGTTGCCCAAGATTTCCGACGACGGGAATCAAATCGATCACTGGCTTCGCGCAGATCCCGGCAATGGCTGTGGAGCCAATATGATGCACGGTAATCAGAAGCGGCCCTAGCATATCGGCCAGTCGGCGCGACTGCTGGGCCGCGAGCTCTGCCCACGCAGGATCGTGGGGAACCAATTCGACCTTGATCGGTGGGGGCATAGGAAATCGTCAACGCTACTCTTGGATCATGGGCCATTCACGATCCAAGAGACCGCTGCGGCAGTTTACTTCTTCCCTTTTTTCTTCTTCTTTTCGGGTTTGGGCAAGACGTCTGACGAAGTGGCCCAATCCCGCCACTGCTTCCGCATTTGCTCGGCTTTCTGCGGATTGCTTTCGGCCAGGTTGACTTGCTCGGTGCGATCTTTGCTCAGATCGTACAGTTCCCAGCCACCTCCCAGCCCCTGGCGGACCAGCTTGTCGTTGCCCACTCGGATGGCCGCGTTTCCTTCATGCTCCCAGAAGATGGCCCGCTCCGGAAAGCTTCCTTCGCCAGTTAACAACGGCTTTAAGCTTTGCCCTGGCATCGGCGTGATTTCGCGATCGCCGATGCTCTCTGGATA includes:
- a CDS encoding GrpB family protein — encoded protein: MPPPIKVELVPHDPAWAELAAQQSRRLADMLGPLLITVHHIGSTAIAGICAKPVIDLIPVVGNLGQLDQSRTELESLGFQWWGELGLAGRRYCTLDDPETSVRLVQLHCYEEGSPEIVRHLAFRDYLRKHLDLALQYQQMKQVCQRQHPSDSHRYSDCKSAWIKKIEADAIASYSPDAHED
- a CDS encoding LptF/LptG family permease; amino-acid sequence: MRILQRYIVEELVKVFLLALISLTGLLLFIGLGQQVIKEGLGFLPLLKAIPYLLPNALRFAIPGTILFAVCNVYGRVSASNELTAIKAAGVSPMSLIAPGLILALILSLVCVWLNDVAVSWGHMGLRHVVMQSIDDIAYSVLRTKKSFYSDKFSILVKDVDGDLLIRPEITMTQSGNQGIVTISAATAQLKSDPEHKRVIVTLTDSRIHSTGPEGQLFEHPGSFVTSIPLEDPTAVEGIRDASHQPMRRIPAWQAKMRNYHHQVSQVLAAKGAACLVTGQSPSFDDPSWLYWTNEQQWSKIQISRLKTEPHRRWANGFSCLCFALLGIPLAIRQRSNDFITSFFAAFLPVLLLYYPLMALGVDRAKDGQWPAAMVWLGNVVVITIGGWLLHRTMKN
- a CDS encoding sugar phosphate isomerase/epimerase family protein — protein: MTTSQVILTGFADESANQKTAEQQFSAFAALGLEYYSIRFIDVGNGIKNVMELTKAEIAKLRTLEGEYGLNVSSLGSPIGKVKLLNEEDGTKNRFVPFKKYLDKEVNKACELAHAFETKLIRGFSFYHPKGTDPKDHISQAVDQLGQIAEACHRSDLTFGLEVEANLIGQNGDILAEIHKKVNHPAMMLIFDAGNLVCQGYTPDEVYDQYVAMKPGMGWMHVKDYKITKPVGEKGHIDEDALKNFVPSDLGDSAYERIMRDFALSIPKLEKKLKKRGIPGVFCDLEPHVKGGGQFGGFSGPDGFGVALRGFCRVLDFAGVGYHLRDFDDIIAARGF
- a CDS encoding MlaD family protein, with amino-acid sequence MDDRVLQFRVGFVMLVAVLLTGILFFLLGEQPQFLSRKETVYVVFETAPGVTIDTPVRTSGILIGRVSNVKLQDDRTVLVTLKVEKENMPHQNEVVRIVSESLLGDAALEFVPTDMPGLPNQPLPDGAKIKGLVQSNPLDVLVKLEGSMVSALTTIERAGNNVGQFAENANKLLEENGDGVSRIMSKTETALDRFDTALASVQNLVGDEQLNEQLKQALNGLPETITESRKLIDELRTVAGRADRNLENLEGFTEPLGERGEQLVANLENSTENLNILVAQLAQFGRKINESDGTLGQLINDPHLYQNLNDAASNIRELTLRLRPIVEDARVFADKIARDPGRIGVKGLRDRTQSGIK
- a CDS encoding fasciclin domain-containing protein, with translation MAFPKIALATLCSLALIASTTFASECAADEAKKVPTSKDIVDTAVDAGSFKTLVTAVTEADLVEVLKSKGPFTVFAPTDEAFAALPEGTVQTLLKPENKEKLVKILTYHVVPGKVMAKDAMKLSEAKTVEGSTIDIQVKDGAVMIDEAKVVKADIVTSNGVIHVIDKVIMP
- a CDS encoding response regulator; this encodes METTQISENAHPRSGGIFVSGYEEITILVVDDTAVDRALVGGVLQKNNAGNLTIHFAESGEEALEMIAAEDPDIVLTDLRMPGMDGLELVKAMRYDYPFIPAILMTAHGSEEIAAEALRQGAASYVPKKDLIQKLASTLINVLASAHHERVAKRFDDCWHETTSHFTLANDASLIGAVTGHVQNYLQKFRSVPENELVRLGVALDEALRNAMFHGNLQMDSDLWAADPEKFYAEAERRLQIDPYRDRTVHFTLTCRREEVCFIVRDHGVGFNVNHQEFDPADPMQLTRPSGRGLFLIRTFMDEVRFNEVGNEITMIFRPKMGDEVAFDEVSI
- a CDS encoding ABC transporter ATP-binding protein, with the protein product MHARLEADDAQPLIEVDNLLVQFDGQTILRDIGLSIPRGETLALIGESGCGKTVLLKSLIGLVNPTHGEVIFDGQNIHRLNDKQLTKQRIRFGFVFQNAALFDSMTIGQNVAFPLKQHTNKPLSEIRDIVFQHLKEVGLPESVVWKKPAELSGGMRKRVGLARALVLKPDVVLYDEPTTGLDPIMSDVINELILRTRSKYPVTSIVVTHDMRTAQKVADRMIMMYPAPRLNEAEPQILYDGRPEEVEDCPDPRVTQFVRGEAGQRIEELGAFIGD
- a CDS encoding PEGA domain-containing protein, with translation MGLFFTQKSTVFHHISVLALLVTLLMSLGCVRRRFTVRTNPPGAVLYVDNQEIGVTPVATGYTYYGTREIRLEKDGYEPVVKLHTFRTPWYQYPGLDFVSENVIPWEIRDQRELDFEMVPLRIVPPEELRARAEQLRANAHAGFTTPIVPPQQQIVPSTVVPPSAQQRVPYWDPATLPPPAEQVPMPAPGMNSLPSGGYELPPLPSSG
- a CDS encoding PP2C family protein-serine/threonine phosphatase, with the protein product MPQNEKHDWAGCLQVAAMSDIGMRRSNNQDHFGVAIAQTWEDWQARGHLFIVADGMGAHAAGELASEIAVEQVRHLYKKYIGKRPAMALTSAIEEANTIINRRGESNAAFHKMGTTCSCLLLLPQGAVMGHVGDSRIYRLRGDKLEQMTFDHSMAWEIKAATAGKDYSSDVYAAIPKNVITRSLGPSAEVEVDLEGAFPLEVGDTFMMCSDGASGPVTDEEIALILHSLDPAKAAQLMIDLANLRGGPDNITVIVARVTDEKMTKDPCKSDPLIEEEDLPPPTVERQVRRIPLTLWLGIGLLLVAAGMAYYLEQIPYALAGVLVAFVATIMAFVYKFTGELVPVQVKKKFRFGKGPYSDVPCHADSNTALNLKILYDELSDAAESNNWTIEWDSVRQMGERAESEMKKGQYYGAAKHFLLAIGSLMSQIRGQKGAKNPLEDDSRVDLA
- a CDS encoding MlaE family ABC transporter permease gives rise to the protein MLAAIQLALFNWLADWGAVAIDCVVAIGELTLFAWRTIVWTFGRLPKRETLLPSFYQVGVMSLPVVALTGTFIGMVLAVQSYYQFRELGLETRLGAVINMSLVRELGPVLAATMLAGRVGSAMAAELGTMRVTEQIDALTSMGANPIHYLVVPRVLAMLLLIPALTVMADFMGFVGGYFYSVIIIGIDKHFYLYNSQVFVGSWDIFCGLFKSVFFGGVIALVSCHQGFYCTAGAEGVGKAATNAFVYSFVMILIIDLVLNIGLERVYMALWPDAIVSIGGG